One Curtobacterium herbarum genomic window carries:
- the rph gene encoding ribonuclease PH, translating to MNATDGTVRIDGRTTTDHRPVTIERGWSTQAEGSALISFGNTKVLCTASFTNGVPRWMAGKGTGWVTAEYSMLPRSTNERMQRESIKGKVGGRTHEISRLIGRSLRAVVDMKGLGENTLVLDCDVLQADGGTRTASITGAYVAMADAIEWGRERGFIGKKATPLTDSVQAISVGIVGGVPMLDLAYEEDSRADTDMNIVTTGSGAFIEVQGTAEHAPFDRDELNALLDLGLAGNASLAAVQRSALGLA from the coding sequence ATGAACGCCACCGACGGCACCGTCCGCATCGACGGCCGGACCACCACCGACCACCGACCCGTCACCATCGAACGCGGCTGGAGCACCCAGGCCGAGGGCAGCGCGCTCATCTCGTTCGGCAACACGAAGGTGCTCTGCACCGCCTCGTTCACCAACGGCGTCCCGCGTTGGATGGCCGGCAAGGGGACCGGCTGGGTCACCGCCGAGTACTCGATGCTGCCGCGGTCGACCAACGAGCGCATGCAGCGTGAGTCCATCAAGGGCAAGGTCGGCGGCCGGACGCACGAGATCTCGCGGCTCATCGGCCGTTCGCTCCGCGCCGTCGTCGACATGAAGGGCCTGGGCGAGAACACGCTCGTGCTCGACTGCGACGTGCTGCAGGCCGACGGGGGCACCCGCACCGCCTCGATCACCGGCGCCTACGTGGCGATGGCCGACGCGATCGAGTGGGGCCGTGAGCGCGGCTTCATCGGCAAGAAGGCGACGCCCCTGACCGACAGCGTGCAGGCGATCTCGGTCGGCATCGTCGGCGGTGTGCCGATGCTCGACCTGGCCTACGAAGAGGACAGCCGCGCCGACACGGACATGAACATCGTCACCACCGGGTCCGGCGCGTTCATCGAGGTCCAGGGCACGGCCGAGCACGCTCCGTTCGACCGCGACGAGCTGAACGCGCTGCTCGACCTCGGGCTCGCCGGCAACGCGTCGCTCGCCGCGGTGCAGCGTTCGGCGCTGGGGCTCGCGTGA